A window of Castanea sativa cultivar Marrone di Chiusa Pesio chromosome 1, ASM4071231v1 contains these coding sequences:
- the LOC142622477 gene encoding dirigent protein 22, with protein MLPRVIFCTTVSLAILAVILLALLSPMSHKKPSKNNTKPPWLALSLYIQQPQVASSSTQPVKKSDAEAFIFHRMLTEGPENTSRVVGKAQGFIVPVEQFAHSAFNIIYLSFDTKEYSGSLSVEAKHVAHKDREELTVVGGTGSFAFARGLAVFAQADHTQLPTDVDASTYHVKLQLRFPNRSQIIP; from the coding sequence ATGCTTCCTAGAGTCATATTTTGCACAACAGTTTCCTTAGCCATACTGGCAGTCATTCTCTTGGCTTTGCTCTCTCCCATGTCCCACAAAAAGCCGTCAAAGAATAACACAAAACCACCTTGGCTAGCCTTGTCTTTGTACATACAACAACCACAAGTTGCAAGCTCCAGCACTCAACCCGTGAAAAAATCAGATGCTGAAGCCTTTATTTTCCATCGTATGCTAACAGAGGGACCAGAAAACACTTCCAGGGTTGTGGGAAAAGCCCAGGGCTTCATAGTTCCTGTGGAACAGTTTGCACACTCGGCTTTCAATATCATATATCTGAGCTTTGACACTAAAGAGTATTCAGGTAGCCTTAGTGTTGAGGCCAAGCATGTTGCTCATAAGGACAGAGAAGAACTCACCGTGGTTGGTGGAACTGGGTCTTTTGCTTTTGCACGTGGGCTTGCTGTTTTTGCACAGGCTGATCATACCCAATTaccaactgatgtggatgcaTCAACTTACCACGTAAAACTTCAACTTAGATTTCCTAATCGATCACAGATAATACCATGA